From a single Rosa rugosa chromosome 7, drRosRugo1.1, whole genome shotgun sequence genomic region:
- the LOC133720612 gene encoding uncharacterized protein LOC133720612, translated as MTENSSCFNGIVRRLLCTGNVPTHPSSDYILDSNPTQLAKPPKTPNHEPKFQTLPSPSATATPGIVARLMGLESLPETNWVRAPDLVTRSKSVSFADYLMDFDLTPTNLHRRVRTSVSFREVPAVMSQPESEEFLVVYLDSVDKGKEFGSKVKKTEEVKQGKEQRSKNRESSEVIKKKNEEKIVKKNSKKVSKLKDEPRRECSAQSSKVSRNCKGDEGLGYSVRPYKKVVSKNGGASLREGSGEHTPPKKTPTQKKKKVVQEPKFKKGKHQNEAKKREAVDNSSCSENSSPVSVFDIDDILIQHETWVSEYSSPKDLKSQMKSPPRVSYNEDPELTAVKIKDMEPIKNEDSGDSTELLATKVFRLTEEELKESNWVSKNVVEYERFEEICVEVEGLILDVLLNQAIDDIVQLS; from the exons ATGACCGAGAACTCTAGCTGTTTCAACGGCATCGTACGCCGGCTTTTATGCACCGGCAACGTTCCGACTCACCCGTCATCAGATTACATTCTAGACTCTAACCCTACCCAACTCGCTAAACCACCCAAAACTCCAAACCATGAACCCAAGTTCCAAACTTTACCTTCGCCTTCGGCTACAGCCACGCCTGGAATAGTAGCCAGGTTAATGGGGCTGGAGTCTCTTCCAGAGACGAACTGGGTGAGAGCCCCGGATTTGGTTACCAGAAGCAAGTCGGTGAGCTTTGCAGATTACTTGATGGATTTTGATTTGACTCCGACTAATCTGCACCGCCGTGTCCGGACCTCCGTCTCTTTCCGGGAGGTTCCGGCGGTTATGAGTCAGCCGGAGAGTGAGGAGTTTCTGGTGGTGTATTTGGATAGTGTGGATAAGGGGAAGGAGTTCGGGTCGAAGGTGAAGAAAACAGAGGAAGTGAAACAGGGGAAGGAACAGAGGAGTAAGAACAGAGAGAGTAGTGAGGTgattaagaagaagaatgaagagAAGATAGTGAAGAAAAATAGCAAGAAGGTTTCGAAGTTGAAAGATGAGCCTAGAAGAGAATGCAGTGCTCAATCTTCGAAGGTTAGTCGTAATTGCAAAGGAGATGAGGGTTTGGGGTACTCTGTTCGACCGTATAAGAAGGTTGTGAGCAAAAATGGTGGAGCAAGTTTAAGAGAAGGTAGTGGGGAACATACTCCACCGAAGAAAACGCCGactcagaagaagaagaaagtggtGCAAGAGCCAAAATTCAAAAAGGGAAAACATCAGAATGAAGCTAAGAAAAGAGAGGCTGTTGATAATAGTTCGTGCTCGGAGAATTCAAGCCCTGTTTCGGTTTTTGATATTGATGACATTTTGATCCAACATGAAACTTGGGTATCAG AATATTCAAGTCCCAAGGATTTAAAATCCCAGATGAAATCTCCACCGAGAGTTTCTTACAATGAAGACCCTGAATTGACAGCAGTCAAAATCAAAGATATGGAGCCAATTAAGAACGAGGACAGCGGAGATTCCACGGAGCTTTTGGCCACGAAAGTCTTCAGATTGACAGAAGAAGAATTGAAAGAGTCAAATTGGGTATCAAAGAATGTGGTCGAGTATGAAAGATTCGAAGAAATCTGTGTGGAAGTTGAGGGGCTGATCCTTGATGTGCTACTGAACCAGGCCATTGATGACATTGTGCAGCTTTCTtaa
- the LOC133721166 gene encoding trihelix transcription factor GT-3b-like translates to MEGHYPHHLHQQQQQELHQFQLQHQFQVVQQPQQLLPPPPQQHLSPPPITVHVDASDRFPQWSLQETKELITIRAGLDQTFMETKRNKQLWEVIATQMKDKGHNRSAEQCKCKWKNLVTRYKGCETAEAETMRQQFPFFNDLATIMAAREQRMVWTEADSIGGASGSKKKAAAVALSSDEEDEDNEDSEEAGEKGITAARKKKKVMKTGNIGSSTGMGLGGNNVKEILEDFMRQQLQLDMQWREEFQARENERRMREYEWRQTMEALENERLMLEREWREREEQRRMREEARAEKRDAILTALLDRLNRGDM, encoded by the exons ATGGAAGGTCATTATCCTCACCATCTTCatcagcagcaacaacaagagCTTCATCAGTTTCAGCTCCAACATCAGTTTCAGGTGGTTCAGCAACCCCAACAGCTCCTTCCTCCTCCGCCGCAGCAGCATCTCAGTCCTCCTCCCATCACCGTCCACGTGGACGCCAGCGACAGGTTTCCCCAATGGAGTCTCCAAGAGACGAAGGAGCTGATAACGATCAGGGCGGGGCTGGATCAGACGTTCATGGAGACCAAACGAAACAAGCAGCTTTGGGAAGTGATTGCGACCCAGATGAAGGACAAGGGCCACAACCGCAGCGCCGAGCAGTGCAAATGTAAATGGAAGAACCTCGTCACCCGCTACAAG GGTTGTGAGACTGCGGAGGCGGAGACCATGAGGCAGCAATTCCCCTTCTTCAATGACCTGGCAACCATCATGGCTGCCAGGGAGCAGAGAATGGTGTGGACAGAAGCCGACAGCATTGGAGGTGCAAGCGGGTCGAAGAAGAAAGCAGCGGCTGTTGCGCTTTCGTCTgacgaggaggatgaggataACGAGGACAGCGAGGAGGCTGGGGAGAAGGGAATCACCGcggcaaggaagaagaagaaggtaatGAAGACGGGAAACATTGGAAGCAGCACTGGGATGGGTCTGGGTGGCAACAATGTGAAGGAGATATTGGAAGATTTCATGAGGCAACAGCTTCAGCTGGACATGCAATGGCGAGAGGAGTTTCAGGCCAGGGAGAACGAGAGGCGGATGAGGGAGTACGAGTGGAGGCAGACAATGGAGGCTCTTGAGAATGAGAGGCTGATGTTGGAGAGGGaatggagggagagagaagagCAAAGGAGGATGAGAGAGGAAGCTAGGGCTGAGAAGAGGGATGCTATCCTCACTGCTTTGCTAGACAGGCTTAATAGGGGGGATATGTAA
- the LOC133720101 gene encoding calcium-dependent protein kinase 13, which produces MGNCCRSPAAVAREDVKSSFSGQDHGRRDSSAGKKAPTTVLTGVPKENIDEKYLVDRELGRGEFGVTYLCIDRSSRELLACKSISKRKLRTAVDVEDVRREVAIMKHLPKNSSIVSLKEACEDDHAVHLVMELCEGGELFDRIVARGHYTERAAAAVTRTIVEVVQLCHKHGVIHRDLKPENFLFANKKENSPLKAIDFGLSIFFKPGERFSEIVGSPYYMAPEVLKRNYGPEIDIWSAGVILYILLCGVPPFWAESEQGVAQAILRGLIDFKRDPWPSISEGAKSLVKQMLEPDPKLRLTAKQVLEHPWLTNAKKAPNVPLGDVVKSRLKQFSMMNRFKRKALRVIADFFSKEEVEDIKEMFKKMDTDNDGIVSIEELKSGLKNYGSQLAESDVQLLIEAVDTNGKGTLDYGEFVAVSLHLQRMANDEHLHKAFSYFDKNSNGYIEPDELRDALMEDGADDCTDVANDIFHEVDTDKDGLISYDEFVAMMKTGTDWRKASRHYSRGRFNSLSIKLMKDGSINLGNE; this is translated from the exons ATGGGAAATTGTTGCAGATCTCCGGCTGCCGTTGCCAGGGAGGATGTGAAATCGAGCTTTTCCGGCCAAGATCACGGCCGGAGGGACTCCAGTGCCGGCAAGAAGGCTCCGACGACTGTCTTGACCGGCGTGCCCAAGGAGAACATTGATGAGAAGTACCTGGTGGATCGGGAGCTCGGCCGCGGCGAGTTTGGGGTGACCTACCTCTGTATTGACCGGAGCTCCAGGGAGCTCTTGGCCTGCAAGAGCATTTCGAAGCGGAAGCTGAGGACGGCGGTGGATGTGGAGGACGTGCGGCGCGAGGTGGCGATAATGAAGCATCTGCCCAAGAATTCGAGTATTGTGAGCTTGAAGGAGGCTTGTGAAGACGACCACGCCGTGCATTTGGTCATGGAGTTGTGCGAGGGCGGCGAGCTCTTCGATCGGATTGTGGCCAGGGGGCATTATACTGAGAGAGCCGCCGCCGCGGTGACGAGGACTATTGTGGAGGTTGTGCAGCTCTGTCACAAGCATGGAGTCATACACAGGGACTTGAAGCCCGAGAACTTTCTGTTTGCAAACAAGAAGGAGAACTCGCCTCTCAAGGCTATCGATTTCGGATTGTCTATATTCTTCAAGCCAG GTGAGAGGTTCTCAGAAATTGTTGGAAGTCCATATTACATGGCTCCTGAGGTGCTGAAGCGGAATTACGGGCCAGAAATAGATATATGGAGTGCTGGAGTTATACTCTATATTTTGTTGTGTGGGGTTCCTCCCTTTTGGGCCG AGTCTGAACAAGGGGTTGCACAAGCAATTCTCCGTGGGCTGATAGATTTCAAACGTGATCCGTGGCCAAGTATTTCAGAGGGTGCCAAGAGTTTAGTGAAGCAAATGTTGGAGCCAGACCCAAAGCTAAGATTAACTGCAAAGCAAGTGCTTG AGCATCCTTGGCTCACAAATGCTAAGAAAGCTCCAAATGTTCCTCTGGGAGATGTTGTCAAGTCAAGGCTTAAGCAGTTTTCCATGATGAACAGATTCAAAAGAAAGGCTCTGAGG GTTATTGCTGATTTCTTTTCCAAGGAAGAAGTGGAAGACATTAAAGAGATGTTTAAGAAGATGGACACTGATAATGATGGCATTGTTTCAATTGAAGAGTTAAAATCAGGACTTAAGAATTATGGATCACAACTTGCCGAGTCAGACGTTCAATTGCTTATAGAAGCC GTTGATACTAATGGAAAGGGAACCCTTGACTATGGAGAGTTTGTTGCTGTTTCCCTCCACCTACAGAGAATGGccaatgatgagcatcttcacAAGGCATTTTCGTACTTTGACAAGAATAGCAATGGCTACATTGAGCCAGACGAACTCCGCGATGCTTTGATGGAAGATGGCGCAGATGATTGTACAGATGTAGCAAACGACATCTTTCACGAAGTGGACACAGATAAG GATGGGCTTATCAGTTATGATGAATTTGTTGCTATGATGAAGACCGGGACAGATTGGAGAAAGGCTTCTCGGCATTACTCAAGAGGGAGATTTAACAGCCTAAGCATAAAGCTGATGAAGGATGGTTCAATAAATTTGGGGAATGAGTAA
- the LOC133720102 gene encoding hsp70 nucleotide exchange factor fes1-like, with amino-acid sequence MAGDAPNWDGLLKWSLAHSDGTRPNRNLSDEDRKWFMEAMQAQSIDVVKRMKEITLVMKTPEEVLESQGVTAADIEDLLDELQEHVESIDMANDLHSIGGLVPLLDYLKNSHANIRAKAAEVVTTIVQNNPKSQQLVMEANGLEYLYSLFTSDPDVTVRTKALGAISSLIRDNKPGVIAFRLANGYAGLRDALSSESVRFQRKALNLISYLLRENSSDCNIISDLGFPRIMVHLASSEDLEVREAALRGLLELAREKTDGAKVTLAEEDEKLKQLLEDRIKGISLMSPEDLGAAREERQLVDSLWGACFKEPSSLREKGLLVLPGEDAPPPDVASKHFEPPLRAFAPHPAHIKPDTEKKETPPLLLGAGPPPDARDDSNGRLQ; translated from the exons ATGGCCGGAGACGCACCCAACTGGGATGGACTGCTTAAATGGAGTCTTGCCCACTCCGACGGCACCCGCCCTAATCGAAATTTGAG CGATGAGGATCGAAAATGGTTTATGGAAGCTATGCAAGCTCAGAGTATTGACGTTGTAAAGAGGATGAAGGAAATAACTCTTGTGATGAAAACTCCTGAGGAGGTTTTGGAGTCTCAGGGAGTTACTGCTGCTGACATTGAAG ATTTGTTGGATGAGTTGCAGGAGCATGTTGAGTCCATTGACATGGCCAATG ATCTTCACTCCATTGGTGGTTTGGTCCCTCTACTCGATTATCTGAAGAACTCCCATGCTAATATTCGAGCCAAGGCTGCAGAAGTTGTGACCACGATTGTGCAGAACAATCCCAAGAGCCAACAACTGGTTATGGAAGCAAATGGCTTGGAATATTTGTATTCTTTGTTCACGTCTGACCCTGACGTCACTGTTCGCACCAAAGCTCTTGGTGCAATATCCT CTTTAATTCGGGACAACAAACCTGGTGTCATTGCATTTCGTCTAGCAAATGGTTATGCAGGCTTGAGAGATGCTTTATCTTCCGAAAGCGTGAGATTTCAGAG GAAAGCTCTGAACTTGATTTCTTACCTTCTGCGTGAGAATAGTTCTGATTGCAACATAATAAGTGACCTAGGATTTCCACGCATAATGGTTCACCTTGCCTCCAGCGAAGATCTAGAAGTGCGAGAAGCTGCACTCCGGGGCCTACTTGAGCTTGCTCGAGAAAAAACTGATGGTGCCAAGGTGACACTAGCTGAAGAAGATGAGAAATTGAAGCAGCTTCTTGAAGACCGAATTAAAGGTATTAGTCTGATGTCTCCTGAAGATCTTGGAGCAGCTAGAGAGGAGAGGCAGCTGGTAGATTCCCTATGGGGTGCCTGCTTTAAGGAGCCATCTTCTCTTCGTGAGAAGGGGCTTCTTGTGCTTCCTGGGGAAGATGCACCGCCACCTGATGTTGCAAGCAAGCATTTTGAGCCTCCCCTTAGAGCATTCGCTCCACATCCTGCTCATATAAAACCTGATACTGAGAAGAAAGAAACTCCTCCACTGCTGCTAGGCGCAGGCCCTCCTCCCGATGCTAGAGATGACTCCAATGGGAGGTTACAGTGA